The genomic region TCGTTGTCCCCATTGATCAGGCACCACTGAATGGGAGCAGCTCCCCGGTACCGGGGTAAAAGGCTGGCATGCAGATTGAACGTTCCTTTTGAAGGAAAGGAAAACAGGCGTTCGGGAAGAATTCTGAACGCCACGACCACCAACAGATCGGGACGCAGCTCACGAATCTGGCTGAACAACTCATCTGAAGTAGGTGAATCGGTTTCTATTATCGTTTCGATGCCAAGTTCAATTGCTTTTTGCTTGACGGGGGTAAATGAGAGCTGCTGACCACGGCCCCGTGGTTTATCGGGGCCCGTCACCACGGCCACAGGCAAAAAACCAGCCTGAGCCAATGCAGTCAGGGAAGGAACCGCAAAATCGGGGGTTCCCATAAAAATCAGTCGCATGTCAGTAATTGTAAGCCGGTTTGGTTGGAATGGTATCCGGTGAATCAGACACCGGTTTTGTCGGCAATGACGTAATCAACATCGACATTGCCTTTTTGTATGTTTCGGAATTTCCCTTTCAGCATGGTTTTTCTGAAAGCCGAGAGGTAATCAACAAAGAGGGTTCCGCGTAAATGATCATATTCATGCTGAATGACCCGGGCCAGCATGCCATCAAAAGTGGCGGTCCGCTCACGGAACTGGTCATCCAGATATCGCAGGGTAATGATCTCGGGCCGTTCCACCAGGTCATTGATTCCGGGAACCGACAGGCAGCCTTCTTCCATGGAACAGGAACCCTGTTTATCCAGAAATACCGGATTGATAATGGCCATGGGGTCGGTTCCTTCCCCATCTTCCAGCATGGAAATATCCAGGACCAGCAGATTGATGGATTTTCCCACCTGAGGGGCCGCCAGACCAATTCCATCGGCCTGATACATGGTTTCAAACATGTTTTTGATCAGCACATCGGTTTCGGGTGTGCGTTCATGCAGATCCACCGCTTCCCGGCGAAGCACCTCATCTCCCATGGTGTAAATCGGCAAAATCATTCAATCTCTCTCATTTTTTCACGATAACAACTGCAAAGGTAGGAACATTCCGGATGAAGGAGAAACGCGGGAACGGGTGGTGGATCAGCGGACCTGCCGGTCCAGAAAACTTTGCAAAATTTCGGCGGCTGCCCAGGAATCGACCTTCCCCTTCTCTTCCCGTTTTTTCTTTGGCATCCCCGATTCCCTGATTTTCTGTCCGGCTATCACGGTTGTGAACCGTTCATCTACCATGTGGATGGGTAAATCGGGAAAGGCTACCCTGATTTTTTCCACCATCGTTTCCACCCATTGGGCTTTCTGGGCCGTTTCTCCCTTCAGATTCACCGGGTGACCGATCACAAGCCCCTTGCAGGCTGGAAGGTGGGTACGGATGGCCGATTCAAGTTCGCGTATGGGAACAAACGGAAGCGGTGTTGCAAATAACCCGAGCGGATCCGATTTGGCAAGTCCGACCCGGACGTCGCCCAGATCGAGTGCCAGATAATAACCGGTCATTCCTCTTCCATGATTTCACGGACCTCGGTATCGGTCAGTGGTTGCTGCAGGCTTTCCCTGATGAGTTTACTTGGTTTAAAGTGGGTTTTTTTCCGCCAGGGTATATAAACCGTATCGCCGGTTTTCGGATTTCTTGCTTTGGGTTTCGGCCGAGTGAGCTTCACCTCGAACACACCAAAATCCCTGATCTCGATTCTGATTTCTTCCTGACTGTTCAGCATCATATCCCGCAGAGCCGTGAAAGTGGCATCGACCCACCGGGTGGTATGGTACAACCGTTCATCGTGGTCATCGGCCACCTTTTTTGCCACATCTTTTTTCGTCAGTGTCCGAACTCTGGGTTTCATGACAGTCCTCCCGATGATTACTCTTCTAACCGGGACAGGTTTTTCACCCCGGGCACCCGTCTGATCCGGTCCATCAGACGCTGCAGGTGATCGATATCCTTCACATAGACAA from Bacteroidota bacterium harbors:
- the def gene encoding peptide deformylase, coding for MILPIYTMGDEVLRREAVDLHERTPETDVLIKNMFETMYQADGIGLAAPQVGKSINLLVLDISMLEDGEGTDPMAIINPVFLDKQGSCSMEEGCLSVPGINDLVERPEIITLRYLDDQFRERTATFDGMLARVIQHEYDHLRGTLFVDYLSAFRKTMLKGKFRNIQKGNVDVDYVIADKTGV
- the ruvX gene encoding Holliday junction resolvase RuvX, which translates into the protein MTGYYLALDLGDVRVGLAKSDPLGLFATPLPFVPIRELESAIRTHLPACKGLVIGHPVNLKGETAQKAQWVETMVEKIRVAFPDLPIHMVDERFTTVIAGQKIRESGMPKKKREEKGKVDSWAAAEILQSFLDRQVR
- a CDS encoding HU family DNA-binding protein, whose translation is MKPRVRTLTKKDVAKKVADDHDERLYHTTRWVDATFTALRDMMLNSQEEIRIEIRDFGVFEVKLTRPKPKARNPKTGDTVYIPWRKKTHFKPSKLIRESLQQPLTDTEVREIMEEE